GACCAACTTTAAAAATTTTTCATAATGTCAAAGTTAAAAGAGAGAGAAGAGAAAAGGGAATTCCTCAAGGAGGAGTTCTTTCAGGGTTACTAGCAAATATTTATTTATATGACTTTGATTTATGGATTTCGAACATTTTGAGAAGAAAGTATGATTTGAAATATATAAGATATGCTGACGATTTCTTAATATTATTAAAAAATGATGAAAAAATAGAAGAAATTTTTAAAGAAGTTGAAAGTCAGTTATCAAAGAAAGAATTAAAAGTACATCCATTAGGAGAAAAAAGTGAAGTTATAAACTTAAATGAGAGATCAACTAATTATGTTGGATTTGAAATAAAGAAAAATAAAGTAAAAGTAAAAAAAAATAATGAAATAGCATTTAAAAATAAAATAAAATTAATCTTGAATGAAGCTGAAAAGTTGCAAGAGTTTGAAGAAAAGAAATCAATCAAAGTATTAAATAACATAATTAGGAAAATAAATTTTAAAATTATTGGGAATAGAGCATTTTATGAAAAATGTGAAAAATGTGGAAAAGAACCAGATTATAAAAATTGGATAGGATACTTCGGAAACATAACTGATGTCCATCAATTGAAAAAGATTGATAGATGGATATTTAATAATTTAAAATTTTTTATGTATAAAAATTTTGGATTTAAAATAAAAAAATCAAATTATTATTATTTAAAAGCTAATAATTTTGAACAAAATTTGTATAAATTAAGGCGCTTGGAATTAGAGTATTATGGATATAGAAAGAGCTTAAGAAAAAAAATAGAATTTTGCAAATGTACTCCAAAAGAAAAAAGTGAGTTTGAACAATATTAGATAATAGAAAAAATCCTTGAAAATTTTCGGGGAATTTTTTATTTATCATAAAATAGGTAATAGAGTAATTTTTTTGTAAATGAATATAGGGATATATTTTTAGTGTGAGAAATTAATCTTGTAGTAGGTGGCTCGTAAGGTATCTTGAAGTAATCTACTGATATCATAGCTTTATAACAAACATTTTCTTTGAGTTTAAAAAAATTTGTTTTACCACTTTCTGAATAAAAAATACTATTACTCTGAGAGTAATAAAAAAATACCTTGAATTAATCAAGGTATTTTATATTTTTAATTATTATTCCCACTCTTTAGTAGTATCTTTATCACATTTATCAATTCCTTTATTTTTCAACTGTTTTTTAACAAAAAAAAATTCGAAAAAATTTAAAATTTTTGAATAATGGTACGTTTTAAGTACTTTGAAATTGCAATTTTTTACTTTTAAAAATACATAATAATTAGGAGGAATTGCATGAAATCAAAAATTGATAAAAAAATCAATTGTTATTCAAATTTAAAAAAATATATAAATAAAAATTTAAAACTTAATATTAAAACTTATCTAAGAGGTGAGTTTTAATGTCAAGAGTATATAACAAAACTCGAAAAGAATACACTCAAATATCAAATAAATTATTACTTGATAAAACACTAACATTTGGAGCTAGAGGACTTTTAGCTTTAATGTTATCAAGACCAGAGGAATGGGACTTTAATATGAACGAAATCGCAAGTAATACATCAGAGTCATACACAAAAGTAAAAAATTACATGAAAGAGCTTGAGAAAAGTAAATATGTAGTTAGATTAAAAAGAGGTGTACCAGGCAGAAAAAGCGAATTTGAATGGTTATATTTTTTAAATGAAATACCTTTTACAATTGAAGAGATTGAAAGTTTAAAAAACGAGTACTTAAATAAAAAAAATACCAATTCCAACGACCAGTCGATTTTACGACCTTCGTTGTCAACGAAGATCGTTGCCAACGACCATCGTAAAATCGAGGGATATATAAATACTAATACATGTAAAAATACTGATACATATAAAAATACTAATAAAACATGTACATGTAAAGAAGAACATGCTTCTTTTGAAAATATTTTAGAAAAAAATGAAAAAGGATTTCCTTGTAAAGATAAATGGGAAAAATTTTTAGTTGATAATTTAAAAGGAGTTCATTATCAACCAAAGATAGAAAAAGCTATTAAAAAATTAGAGAAAAAAGAAACAGAAAAAACAATACAAAACTATTTAATTAACACATACAACACAGGTATAGAACAAGGACTTTCTTTAAACGTAATAGCAACAGTTATAAGTATAGGAAAAATATTAGAGAAAAAAATTCCTAAAACTATAGTTACAACAAATCAAGAAGAAGTTAAAAGACCTATAGCTAGAGCTGAAAAAATAAAATTTATGAAAGAAGAGCTAGGAAAAGAAGAGATAGTGAGATTAGAAAAAGAAATATTTGATGAAATACAACTAGATGGATTAGCTCTAGAAAATGAGATAGGAAATTTACTGTGTAAAAAATATAATGAAAAATATTTAAATAAAACTTTGTAAAATTAAGTTTAAAGCATGACTAAATATTTTAAAGAACTTTCTTAGTTTAATACTAAAAACTCTTTTAAAAGATACAATCATAAAGTTTAAAGACAATATAAAATCATTTTCAAAATATACCTTTAGTTTTAAAGCTTGTAATATTGATTTTAAGGAACTTTGATTTTTTCATGTGATTTCGTCGCACGATTGTTTTAAAGTGTTTTTTAGCACAAAATAAGAGGATTTAAACTTGATTAAGAATTATACTTCAAAAATTTAAATATTTTTTACTTAAAAAAAGAATTTTCCACCCTAAAAAGTGCAAAATAAGAACATTGGAAACTAAATATTAATGCAGACTATATATTTTTTATGTTTATACAAATTTTAATAATTTTAAGGAGATGAATTAAAATGAATAAAACAGACCTAAAACATAGATTAATTGATGGAATGATAGTTGAGTTAGACTCAGAATTTTGTTTACAGTATCTTTCAACTAGTGTTCACTTTAAAACGGAATTTGAATTTGTAAAAGGATTAGAAAAAATTGGACTTATTGAGACTAACGAAATAGAAAAAGCATTGAAAAATGTACTTCGAATTTGTACACCAAAAGATAAAGACAAAGTAATCATATATGAATATACTAAAAAAAGGTATATTGGATTTTAAGATGATTATATTATAAAAATTTTATTAAACTACTT
This region of Cetobacterium somerae ATCC BAA-474 genomic DNA includes:
- a CDS encoding reverse transcriptase domain-containing protein yields the protein MINDLYKFFGKDNKILLTILKNFLYSYRITSKNLKETRYKGRKLRPTLKIFHNVKVKRERREKGIPQGGVLSGLLANIYLYDFDLWISNILRRKYDLKYIRYADDFLILLKNDEKIEEIFKEVESQLSKKELKVHPLGEKSEVINLNERSTNYVGFEIKKNKVKVKKNNEIAFKNKIKLILNEAEKLQEFEEKKSIKVLNNIIRKINFKIIGNRAFYEKCEKCGKEPDYKNWIGYFGNITDVHQLKKIDRWIFNNLKFFMYKNFGFKIKKSNYYYLKANNFEQNLYKLRRLELEYYGYRKSLRKKIEFCKCTPKEKSEFEQY